In a single window of the Streptomyces sp. NBC_00094 genome:
- a CDS encoding aspartate kinase: MGLVVQKYGGSSVADAEGIKRVAKRIVDAKKNGHQVVVVVSAMGDTTDELIDLAEQVSPIPAGREFDMLLTAGERISMALLAMAIKNLGHEAQSFTGSQAGVITDSVHNKARIIDVTPGRIRTALDEGNIAIVAGFQGVSQDKKDITTLGRGGSDTTAVALAAALDAEVCEIYTDVDGVFTADPRVVKKAKKIDWISFEDMLELAASGSKVLLHRCVEYARRYNIPIHVRSSFSGLQGTWVSNEPQGDRKVEQAIISGVAHDTSEAKITVVGVPDKPGEAAAIFRAVADAEINIDMIVQNVSAASTGLTDISFTLPKAEGRKAIDALEKAKSAIGFDSLRYDDQIGKISLVGAGMKTNPGVTADFFKALSDAGVNIELISTSEIRISVVTRADDVNEAVRAVHSAFGLDSDSDEAVVYGGSGR, encoded by the coding sequence GTGGGCCTTGTCGTGCAGAAGTACGGAGGCTCCTCCGTTGCCGATGCCGAAGGCATCAAGCGCGTCGCCAAGCGGATCGTGGATGCCAAGAAGAACGGCCACCAGGTGGTCGTCGTGGTTTCCGCGATGGGCGACACGACGGACGAGCTGATCGATCTCGCCGAGCAGGTATCCCCGATCCCTGCCGGGCGAGAGTTCGACATGCTGCTGACCGCCGGAGAGCGGATCTCCATGGCCCTGCTGGCCATGGCGATCAAGAACCTGGGCCACGAGGCCCAGTCGTTCACGGGCAGCCAGGCAGGTGTCATCACCGACTCGGTCCACAACAAAGCGCGCATCATCGATGTCACGCCGGGCCGGATCCGCACCGCCCTCGACGAGGGCAACATCGCCATCGTCGCCGGCTTCCAGGGTGTGTCCCAGGACAAGAAGGACATCACCACGCTGGGCCGCGGCGGTTCCGACACCACGGCCGTGGCGCTCGCCGCCGCGCTCGACGCCGAGGTCTGCGAGATCTACACCGACGTCGACGGTGTGTTCACGGCCGACCCGCGCGTCGTGAAGAAGGCGAAGAAGATCGACTGGATCTCCTTCGAGGACATGCTGGAGCTCGCCGCCTCCGGCTCCAAGGTGCTGCTGCACCGGTGCGTCGAGTACGCGCGCCGCTACAACATTCCGATCCACGTCCGTTCGTCCTTCTCGGGACTGCAGGGCACCTGGGTCAGCAACGAGCCGCAAGGGGACCGCAAGGTGGAGCAGGCCATCATCTCGGGCGTCGCCCACGACACCTCCGAGGCGAAGATCACCGTCGTCGGCGTGCCGGACAAGCCGGGCGAGGCCGCGGCCATCTTCCGTGCCGTCGCGGACGCCGAGATCAACATCGACATGATCGTGCAGAACGTGTCCGCCGCCTCCACCGGGCTCACGGACATCTCCTTCACCCTCCCCAAGGCCGAGGGCCGCAAGGCCATCGACGCCCTGGAGAAGGCGAAGAGCGCGATCGGCTTCGACTCGCTCCGCTATGACGACCAGATCGGCAAGATCTCCCTGGTCGGCGCCGGTATGAAGACCAACCCGGGCGTCACCGCGGACTTCTTCAAGGCGCTCTCCGACGCGGGCGTGAACATCGAGCTCATCTCGACCTCCGAGATCCGGATCTCGGTCGTCACCCGCGCCGACGACGTCAACGAGGCCGTGCGCGCCGTCCACTCCGCCTTCGGACTGGACAGCGACTCGGACGAGGCCGTCGTCTATGGAGGCAGCGGCCGATGA
- a CDS encoding DUF5063 domain-containing protein, producing MSDATLHSVTQDPDDFAVQIADSIESFIVATTEVAKGDEPDSAVPFMLLEISQLLLAGGRLGAHEDIVPDERYEPDTGPEPDVDDLRERFAVLLEPVDVFSEVFDPYEPRKAPVPARISDNLADIVTDLRHGLAHYRAGRTSEALWWWQFSYFSNWGPTASATLRALQSLVAHVRLDQPLAELDGLDTDEDLAEEELAEEAGRVMIEEIAGPLGLRSLKR from the coding sequence ATGTCTGACGCCACGCTCCACTCCGTCACGCAGGACCCCGACGACTTCGCGGTCCAGATCGCCGACTCCATCGAGAGCTTCATCGTCGCGACCACCGAGGTGGCCAAGGGCGACGAGCCCGACAGCGCGGTGCCGTTCATGCTCCTGGAGATCTCGCAGCTGCTGCTCGCGGGCGGGCGGCTCGGCGCGCACGAGGACATCGTTCCCGACGAGCGGTACGAGCCGGACACCGGTCCTGAGCCGGACGTGGACGACCTGCGCGAGCGCTTCGCCGTGCTCCTGGAGCCGGTCGACGTCTTCTCCGAGGTGTTCGACCCGTACGAGCCGCGCAAGGCTCCGGTCCCGGCCCGGATCTCGGACAACCTCGCCGACATCGTCACCGACCTGCGGCACGGTCTCGCCCACTACCGGGCGGGGCGGACCAGCGAGGCGCTGTGGTGGTGGCAGTTCTCGTACTTCTCCAACTGGGGTCCGACCGCCTCGGCGACCCTCCGCGCCCTCCAGTCCCTCGTCGCCCACGTCCGCCTCGACCAGCCGCTGGCGGAGCTGGACGGGCTCGACACGGACGAGGACCTGGCGGAGGAGGAGCTCGCGGAGGAGGCGGGGCGCGTGATGATCGAGGAGATCGCGGGGCCGCTGGGCCTGCGGAGCCTCAAGCGCTGA